Proteins encoded within one genomic window of Tachysurus vachellii isolate PV-2020 chromosome 16, HZAU_Pvac_v1, whole genome shotgun sequence:
- the hspa14 gene encoding heat shock 70 kDa protein 14 has product MLYSVCAFLVKILFCYWSRRINRLCALVCYWLRQKSRLHHFHENRLPVSLEESMAAIGVHFGYTCACVAVFKDGRADVVANDAGDRVTPAVVAYRETEQIVGIAAKQGRIRNAANTVVKVKQILGRCYDDPEVCVHRDESKCTVVNKRDLPMYELDTGETTKFVSPEDVATLIFHKMKETAQSALGSDIKDAVITVPFEFGEMQKNALRNAAEGAGFNVLRLIHEPSAALLAYGVGQDCPSGKSHVLVYKLGGTSLSVTALEVNSGMYRVLATHTDHSTGGESFTQALAQYLAGEFKKLYKQDVSGNLRAMMKLMNSADVAKHSLSTLGSSNCFVDSLYDGIDFECNVSRARFELICSNLFSKSIQPIRKLLEQVNLSTSDVNKVVLSGGSARIPKLQQMIKDLFPDVELLCSIPPDEVIPVGAAMQAGILVGKDSLDMDEDSITVDCCASDILVKEVDDSGADVFTILFPSGTPLPARRQHMLQGPGSLESVCLELYQAQKPLAQIVLRDLEPKEEMHDIITVVTMKRDGSIHVTCTEQGSGRSEAVTIATAAAAS; this is encoded by the exons atgctttatagtgtgtgtgcctTTTTAGTTAAAATACTTTTCTGTTATTGGTCAAGACGGATCAACCGTCTCTGTGCACTTGTCTGCTATTGGTTAAGGCAGAAATCCCGCCTACATCATTTCCACGAGAACCGGCTTCCGGTAAGTCTGGAGGAAAGCATGGCAGCTATCGGCGTGCATTTTGGATATACATGCGCTTGTGTTGCAGTATTCAAG GATGGACGGGCTGATGTGGTGGCCAATGATGCAGGGGACAGAGTCACTCCAGCTGTTGTGGCATACAGAGAAACtgaacag ATTGTTGGTATTGCAGCGAAGCAGGGCAGAATAAGGAACGCTGCCAATACTGTGGTGAAAGTGAAGCAGATTCTTGGCAGATG CTACGATGACCCAGAGGTTTGTGTACACAGAGATGAAAgcaaatgtaca GTTGTCAACAAAAGGGATTTGCCCATGTACGAACTTGACACAGGGGAGACGACCAAGTTTGTGTCCCCTGAAGACGTAGCCACATTGATTTTCCACAAAATGAAAG AGACTGCTCAATCAGCTTTGGGTTCTGACATTAAAGACGCCGTCATCACTGTGCCTTTTGAGTTTGGTGAAATGCAGAAAAATGCACTGAG GAACGCTGCAGAAGGAGCCGGATTCAACGTCCTCCGTTTGATTCACGAACCCTCCGCCGCACTCTTGGCCTACGGCGTCGGCCAGGACTGTCCATCAGGGAAGAG cCACGTGCTGGTGTATAAGCTCGGCGGCACATCGCTGAGTGTAACGGCTCTGGAGGTGAACAGCGGGATGTACCGAGTGCTcgccacacacactgaccacagTACTGGAGGAGAGAGTTTCACACAGGCGCTGGCTCAGTATCTGGCAGGAGAGTTCAAAAA GCTGTACAAGCAAGATGTAAGTGGGAATCTGAGGGCGATGATGAAGCTGATGAACAGCGCTGATGTAGCCAAACACAGTCTCTCTACCCTGGGAAGCTCCAACTGCTTTGTAGACTCGCTCTACGACGGCATAGACTTTGAGTGTAACGTGTCCAG AGCACGCTTCGAGTTGATTTGCTCAAACCTGTTCAGCAAGAgcatccaaccaatcagaaaacTCCTGGAGCAAGTTAACCTCTCCACCTCAGACGTCAACAAG GTGGTCCTGAGCGGAGGCTCAGCACGGATTCCCAAACTGCAGCAGATGATCAAAGACTTGTTCCCAGACGTGGAGCTGCTCTGCTCGATTCCTCCAGACGAGGTGATCCCGGTAGGTGCAGCCATGCAGGCGGGAATCCTGGTAGGCAAAGACAGCCTGGACATGGACGAGGACTCCATCACTGTGGACTGCTGTGCCAGTGACATCCTGGTCAAG GAAGTGGACGACTCTGGCGCGGACGTCTTCACCATTTTGTTTCCATCAGGCACGCCCCTCCCTGCCCGTCGCCAGCACATGCTACAGGGTCCCGGCAGCCTGGAGTCGGTGTGTCTGGAGCTGTACCAGGCCCAGAAACCTTTAGCACAG ATTGTTCTTAGGGACCTTGAACCTAAAGAGGAAATGCATGATATCATCACAGTGGTTACAATGAAGAG GGACGGTTCAATCCACGTCACTTGTACTGAGCAAGGCAGCGGCAGATCTGaggctgttactatagcaacagccGCAGCGGCGTCGTAG
- the cdnf gene encoding cerebral dopamine neurotrophic factor, with product MGLNTTTAVLWLLCAVIAVSGSDTCEVCVGFLERLYRSLVATHRELSSALVEEELKKACAESTGKENRLCYYLGASSDAAAKVTGDVSRPLSAHVPVQKICQRLQMRDQQICELRYERQVLDWSREALSKMRVLELKRVLALWGEECRGCLEKTELIDLIQEVAPKHSPAQSGTHSSDL from the exons ATGGGTTTAAACACCACCACTGCTGTTCTATGGCTTTTATGCGCTGTTATCGCAGTCAGCGGGTCTGACACGTGTGAAG tgtgtgtgggaTTTTTAGAGCGTCTCTACAGGTCCTTGGTGGCCACTCACAGGGAGCTGTCCTCAGCACTTGTAGAGGAAGAGCTTAAGAAAGCATGTGCCGAATCTACAGGGAAGGAAAACCGACTG TGTTATTACCTCGGAGCCTCCAGTGACGCTGCTGCGAAGGTGACCGGTGACGTGAGTCGTCCTCTCAGCGCCCATGTCCCGGTGCAGAAGATTTGCCAGCGACTCCAGATGAGAGACCAACAGATCTGTGAACTTCGATATG AGCGTCAGGTACTGGACTGGAGTCGAGAGGCTCTGTCTAAGATGCGGGTGTTGGAGCTGAAGCGAGTGTTGGCCTTGTGGGGAGAGGAATGCCGCGGATGCCTGGAAAAGACTGAATTGATCGATCTTATCCAGGAGGTGGCCCCCAAGCACAGCCCAGCTCAGTCTGGGACACATTCATCTGATCTCTGA